The genomic region ACATGCTCGAGAAAGCCGCGCATGTTCTCGAATTCTTCCATGGAGCGGATGAGCTCTTTCAGATTGTCGAGACGGCCCGGCGCTTCCGGTGCCCGGTCGTTCTGCCACATCTCGGTATAGCCGGACTCCTCCAGGATCGTTTCTGCAAGTTCGGTGTGGGAGGTCGCATCCAGCTGATCTGCCCAGCGCGAGAAATCGTCCATCAGGCTGGCAAGGGTTGCCCGCACCTTTGGCTTGAACTCTTCGGTTTCGACCAGTTCACGCACGGCAGAGGAAAGGGGAATGCCCTGCTTGCGGGCATGATCGTGGATGATACGCAGCGTTGCCTCGCCAATCCCGCGTTTGGGCGTGTTGACGATCCGCTCGAAGGCCAGATCGTCCGCCGGCTGGCAGACCACGCGGAAATAGGCCATGGCGTCACGGATTTCCAAACGCTCATAAAAGCGCGGGCCGCCGATTACCCGGTAATTGAGGCCGAGGGTAACGAACCGGTCCTCGAACTCACGCATCTGAAAGGAGGCCCGCACCAAAATCGCCATGTCGTTCAGGGCATGGTCCTGGCGCTGCAACTGTTCGATTTCCTCGCCCACCTGCCGGGCTTCCTCTTCTGAATCCCAGCAGGCGGCGATCATCACCTTCACATCGCCGGCATCGGCTGCATCGGTAAACAGCGTCTTGCCGAGCCGCCCCTCATTGTGGCTGATCAGATGGGACGCGGCGCCGAGGATATGGGCGGTGGAGCGGTAATTGCGTTCCAGCCGGATGACCTTTGCGCCGGGAAAGTCCTTTTCAAAGCGCAGAATGTTGTCGACCTCCGCTCCGCGCCAGCCATAGATCGACTGGTCGTCGTCGCCAACGCAGCAAATGTTGGGAGGCGTATTGGTTTTTCGCTCCAGATCGCCTTCGGCGATGCCGCTGCGCTGCGCCAGCAGTCTTAGCCACAGATACTGTGCGACGTTTGTATCCTGATACTCGTCCACCAGCATGAAGCGGAACCGGTTCTGGTATTCGGCCAGCACATCGGGGTTCTCCCGGAACAGGCGAATGTTCTCGACCAGCAGATCGCCGAAATCGACGGCATTGAGCACCTTCAGGCGATCCTGATACTGGCGGTAAAGTTCACGCCCCCTGCCATCGGCAAAGGAGCGCGCATCGCCTTCGGATATCTGCTCCGGCGAAAGGCCCTTGTTTTTCCACTGGTCCACAAGACCGGCAAACAGGCGCGGCGGCCAGCGTTTGTCATCAATGCCTTCGGCCCGGATGAGCTGCTTGAGCAGGCGTATCTGGTCGTCCGTATCCAGAATGCTGAAAGAGGACTTCAGGCCGACAAGTTCTGCATGCCGGCGCAATATCTTGGCGGCAATCGAATGGAAGGTGCCAAGCCATGGCATCCCCTCCACCTGTTCGCCGACATAGCGGCCAATGCGTTCCTTCATCTCGCGCGCCGCCTTGTTGGTGAAGGTGACGGCGAGAATTTGAGATGGCCATGCCTGTCCGGTGGCCAGGATATGCGCAATGCGAGTCGTCAGCACCCGCGTCTTGCCGGTACCGGCACCAGCCAGCACCAGCAGCGGACCTTCAAGCGTTTCCACCGCCTCGCGCTGTTCGGGATTGAGCCCTTCCAGATAGCTTGCCGCTTTCGCCTGGCGCGAGGCAAGCGCACGCGCTGCAATGTCCGATGGCGGGCCGCCGGAGGCGGCATCGGCTGCACTTCTTGCAGGCGCGATCTGGTGGGCGGGTTCGGTGGGTCTGGGCATTTGCCGGAATGTAGCGATTCGGAGGGAAATTGAAAGTGGCGGGAGTACCGTTCACCGCCATTTGGCTTCCGCGCCCCGTTGGTTGGGCGCGTGGCGTGTTTCCTGCCGCACTGGCTGTACTGGTTGCATCGGCGATATGTGCAGCCGCGGGGTGAATTCGTGATACACATTGCCGTTTAAACCCGGCGGCAGCGGAACCTTGCAGCCAGTCAGGATTTTAACAGTCTTAACGCGCAATTAACCTTTATGGCGCAGGGTTTTCCTGCCCCGAACGGTTACTGGCAGGAACCGAACCATGAAACGAATCTCCGAATTTGCCCGCAAGCGTCCTTCCGCGCGCCACTATACCGTGGCTGCCGCCATGATGATTGCCGTTGCAATGCCGCTTTCCACGCCTTTGGCCGCCCCTTACGTGGTGTTCGTCGCCGACAGCAAGGCAAGCGATGTGCCGCACCCTCACGCAGGCGAGGTGGATCCCGTGATTACCGGCAAGACCATTGGTGCCGGTCAGCGTGCGGAATGGGAAAAGAAGCGCAAGAAGTTTCTCGAATGCGGCCTTTGCGGCAAGGAACAGGCCTTTCCCGAAGCGCTTGCCGGGGACCTCTAGATGTGAGTTCTCACCAGGTTGTTCACTCGATCCCATTCTGAAAAGCTGAAGTTGCAAACCATCAGTGATCAGGAGAGGGACCGAATGAACATCCACAAGAATGCCCGTTTGACGCCGAAAGGTCGAGAGATATTGATCGAGGCCTTGAGCGCGGAGAACATCCTCGCGAGGTGGCAAGGCACCGCGCTGCGGTATTCTCCTTGCCAGAGGCGAAAAATCCATCCATGCAAACTGCTTTAATTTAAACCGGACACGCTCTAGCTTTCCAGCTGTCCTATTGAATACGCTTGATACTGGCGACCACCGAACGGCTGTCGAGGATATCTTCCCAGCGGCCTGAATGGCGTGCTGCCACGCGCTTGATGAATTTGTAGCCTGTCTTGTCCCAGCGGCGGATTTCATCCGACAGATTGTCGAGCACGAAATCACCGCGGTCAGTGCGCACGGTGAGCACGGCATGGCCTTCGCCATTGGGCTGCAGCACCACGGTTGCCAGCAGCGCGGAAGCTGGCCATCCCTGATCCATCAGGGTTTTGCGTTTCATCAGCACATAGTCCTCGCAATCGCCGTAATAGGTCGATTGATCCGGCAGATGCCAATATTCCTCAATGCCGTAGATTTCCTGATCGCTGCGCGGTTCGATTGCCTGATTGGAGACGGTGTTTGCCAATCGCATCTGCCGCCAGCGTTCGCGGTTCAGTTTCATCGGTTTCGATGACCAGCTTTGAATGGAGCAATCATGCCGGTTTTGCTGGCAGTATTCGTAGTGGCCGATCGGCTGGGTCGTCAGGCGCCCGGTACGCTGGAAGGGCTCGCCCGCGATTGCCGCGCCGGCCGGCTGTAGCAGCACGAACAATGCCGCAAGCAATGCCGCGAGCCGCACACGCCCGGCTGTTTTTGCCCAAACGGTTTCGCCGCCGCGCCCAAGTGCGCCGTTTCTCATGCCAGGTAAAATGCGTATCCCTCCACGCACCACTGCCCAATCCCCGCAACGGTTAACCAACCGTTAACCAAGCCGATACGCCTTGCTAAGTCAATCAAAGGCGCCGGGGATGGTTAACTGCACGGTTCTGCGTTGCAAATTTGCACTGTTTCTGCGGGTTTCTGATTTCTGCCGGATCTGCCTTTTGCCGCGCCAGAAATTGCAGGCCAACGGACAAGATGCTGCCTTTTTGCAGTGCTTGAAGGCTTGTTCCAATGAAGCTGCGCCCGCCATGGCTTCCGCCAGGTGGGGCGCCATCTTGAAAGGAAAACCCTTATGCAGGGTGCCGTGCGGTGGATGAAAAGACTGCTGTTTGTGCTCGCCGTTCTGTTTGCGCTTCCCGCGCTGTTGTCTGCGGGCTGGTGGCTTTCGCTCGAGCGGCCGGCTTCCTGGCGCCAGGCGGACTGGTCGTCTGCCGGCATGCTCCCACCGGCTGCCAATACACCGCAAGCCGTCATCCATGTCATGGCAGCGCGTACCGGCGGGCTGAAGGGAGCCCTTTCGACCCATAGCTGGATTGTCACCAAACGGGCCGGCGCAGCATCCTATGACCGCTATGACAAGGTTGGCTGGGGCAATCCCGTCCGGCGCAACGCCTATGCAGCCGATGCACGCTGGTATTCCAACACGCCCTTCATCGTCAAAACCATACGCGGTGAAAGGGCGGCACGGCTTATCCCGCGCGTCGAAGCAGCGATTGCTGCGTATCCGCATTCGGCCCGTGGGGGATACCGCATCTGGCCGGGCCCCAATTCCAATTCCTTTGTT from Salaquimonas pukyongi harbors:
- a CDS encoding ATP-dependent helicase; protein product: MPRPTEPAHQIAPARSAADAASGGPPSDIAARALASRQAKAASYLEGLNPEQREAVETLEGPLLVLAGAGTGKTRVLTTRIAHILATGQAWPSQILAVTFTNKAAREMKERIGRYVGEQVEGMPWLGTFHSIAAKILRRHAELVGLKSSFSILDTDDQIRLLKQLIRAEGIDDKRWPPRLFAGLVDQWKNKGLSPEQISEGDARSFADGRGRELYRQYQDRLKVLNAVDFGDLLVENIRLFRENPDVLAEYQNRFRFMLVDEYQDTNVAQYLWLRLLAQRSGIAEGDLERKTNTPPNICCVGDDDQSIYGWRGAEVDNILRFEKDFPGAKVIRLERNYRSTAHILGAASHLISHNEGRLGKTLFTDAADAGDVKVMIAACWDSEEEARQVGEEIEQLQRQDHALNDMAILVRASFQMREFEDRFVTLGLNYRVIGGPRFYERLEIRDAMAYFRVVCQPADDLAFERIVNTPKRGIGEATLRIIHDHARKQGIPLSSAVRELVETEEFKPKVRATLASLMDDFSRWADQLDATSHTELAETILEESGYTEMWQNDRAPEAPGRLDNLKELIRSMEEFENMRGFLEHVSLVMDTEQNEDLDAVSLMTLHSAKGLEFDTVFLPGWEEGLFPHQRSLDEGGRSGLEEERRLAYVGITRARERCTIYFTSNRRVHGLWQNSIPSRFIDELPEAHVEVLEPSSSYGGYGSNRVGGGYGASRFDTSDPFTSSYSSPGWQRAQRGNARRAASAQGDPVKSNWGSRSGAQVAEDGGRNRRGGGRVIDGELVAASINQPSSGFSVGDRVFHLKFGNGNIAAIDGNKLTIDFDKAGQKKVLDSFVEGV
- a CDS encoding transglutaminase-like cysteine peptidase, with protein sequence MRNGALGRGGETVWAKTAGRVRLAALLAALFVLLQPAGAAIAGEPFQRTGRLTTQPIGHYEYCQQNRHDCSIQSWSSKPMKLNRERWRQMRLANTVSNQAIEPRSDQEIYGIEEYWHLPDQSTYYGDCEDYVLMKRKTLMDQGWPASALLATVVLQPNGEGHAVLTVRTDRGDFVLDNLSDEIRRWDKTGYKFIKRVAARHSGRWEDILDSRSVVASIKRIQ
- a CDS encoding DUF3750 domain-containing protein, encoding MQGAVRWMKRLLFVLAVLFALPALLSAGWWLSLERPASWRQADWSSAGMLPPAANTPQAVIHVMAARTGGLKGALSTHSWIVTKRAGAASYDRYDKVGWGNPVRRNAYAADARWYSNTPFIVKTIRGERAARLIPRVEAAIAAYPHSARGGYRIWPGPNSNSFVAHVLRQVPKLDVTLPSTAVGRDYLADGSRWGRFWHVDGDGQDAKLSLAGFAGVSVGLRSGLEVHFLGLVAGVDIRRPAVKLPGFGRLDLTTTALADD